From Juglans regia cultivar Chandler chromosome 9, Walnut 2.0, whole genome shotgun sequence:
GTCCAAATTTAAGTATCAtagatgatgaaatgaaagtgaAGGCACTATGGGAGCATTTCCAAGATAAGAAAGAATCGAGTAGGTCGGAAAATAGCCAGACCCAAAGTTTATTAAGGGATGATCCATTCACGGGTTCTTCTACATCCGCTGTTGATCTATATCCAATCAACGTGGATTCTAGTTATTGGGAGAAAACAGTTTAGATAAATGAGCAATACTGCTGATCTTCATGCTAAGTTTGCCGTCTTTAATCGTGCAATAATTATTgtgacatattatatatgtggtaCTTAAATGAAAAGTCACATTATTTAATAAGGATTCTGTGGTGTAATAAATGTGAATTGCTAGCATAGCTAGGCATCCGAAAAATCGTAAACTTTTATATGTGATACTGATCTGGGATTATATTTGAATTGGGACATAATCTTTATGTTTTACAATTTACATTTCCtgattttcatgtttaatttttcCATTGATATCCCATTCTGATTAGATTTTGTATATCATGTTGGtctataaaatcaaaagatttatAGCCATACTTGGCAATTTTTTACGTATGCATCCCCTTTTGATTTTTCCGgattataagataaaaaatatttatattgaatttgtaaaattcatatataaattctCCTTAAACTATCATTTAATTTTGAATCACTCCtcaaactataaatatatatatatatatatataattaatctacCGCATGAAATGCATGTAGTGTGCCAGAAAGCCTTAATTTACATGCAATCAAGTCCCAACACGGACCAAGTACTACTGATCATTACTATTTGCCCCTAATGCGCACCAAATTATATGTACTTagaaatatttggaaaaataaatcaCAGTAGTTCGAACTGATCATTATccctaaatatattattataagttttacAATTAAATTGATGCACTGTTTGATTAATTTCAGaagttaaaatcaaaattaactGAGTTATGATTAGGACCAACATTAATGATCGTTTAGATGCCGTTttgagtttataaaaaaattgttagttgAGAAATGATCAGTGTttggtccatatatatattcataatgtCCCAACAACAACATTAGAAACGGAAAAGAGActgtaaaagagaaaatgtgTATTACCAAAATACACATGATCATGCGTACGTGTgtgtgacatatatatatatatacttctgcATCATTCTTTCCACACCTTTCAAGTCCTAATTAACTGTTCTTTCTCTTTAGATCTCTCTCAACACAAGTACATACCTGACCGCGTACGCCATGAAACATTGGATTAAAAGCTTTTGTTCTTTTGCTTTTGTCGTGTTACTCGTTTCATGCCATTCCAAAACGGAGCAATTGAGTATGTTAATAGGTCATGAAGATCATTATTTACAAACGGGCAGCTGTGATTTCTTCCGAGGAAGATGGGTTCATGATGATTCCTATCCTTCGTACAACTCAACATCCTGCCCCTTCATTATGAAAGAATTTGACTGCCAGAAAAATGGGCGACCTGATACTGATTATCTCAAATACAGATGGAAAACTCGCCGTTGTAAATTGCCAAGGTCAGTCGGTACCCATATATGTATGCATTAATAATATGTGTTATCACAAACCTGCATCTTGCATGTGTCCATGATCCAGTGTCCTAACTGCAGGGTACGTACGTAACGTCCGTCTTAATTTATATGTGTGATCATTTTTTGCATGTCTTGTACATATGCATGTAGATTCAACGGTCTGGATTTCTTGAGAAGGTTTAAGGGGAAGAGAATATTGTTCGTAGGGGAGTCTCTAAGCCTCAATCAATGGAAATCTCTCACATGCATGTTGCATGTTTCAGTGCCCCAAACAAACTACACTCTTGAGAGAAAAGGTGCTCTCTCCACGTTTACTTTGCAGGtgagtagctagctagctaggtactTTTGATGTTACATGTTGCATGATCGAAGTTGCATGCGTGGCacttttgatgagttttcttcAACCCGGTTGGTTCCATCTACTTGTTATAAAGCAGAATGCTCTACGATTGGGATTTTTTCAGTGCGAGCGACGCACCATGTTAAACTTATTGGAAGGCCATTAACTTGGTTGATTTTGTGAAATCACCGCAATTaattaaatctacatcttcctatcaatttaagtttttgagacGAACAATGATGATTTCAGAAATTTTGTTATCATCTGTGCATATTACATGGGAATTTCATGGATGATGGGGTTGCAGGAATATCGCATTTCTGTGGTGCTATCTCGCAATGGGTTTCTAGTTGATCTGGTAAAAGAAAAGATGGGCGCAGTCCTGAAGCTGGACTCCATTAACAATGGTAATGCATGGAGAGGATATGACATGCTTATCTTCAACACCTGGCACTGGTGGCTCCATACAGGAAGAAAACAACCGTACGTACATACGTAATTAATTAGATTCTCCAACAACATGAGCTGCATGTCTTTTTGGTGCtttaacgtacgtacgtaggtctaatattaagaaatattattattgtcttgAAGTTGCAGTTGGGATTACATTCAACAAGGAGATAGAATACACAAAGATATGGATCGTTTGGTTGCTTTCAAGGAGGGGCTCACTACTTGGTCAAAGTGGGTGGACTCTAACGTTGATCCTAAAATAACCAAAGTATTCTTCCAAGGAATTTCTCCAACCCATTTtgtatatagtaatatatattgaattttgagttttggaatgtaaaaaagtaattttatcaatctaataattcttttaggtaaaaatgatatttgaaaattttatagaagAATAATGACATGAGTCTTAAGGTGTGTACtgatcactttgaaaaaaagtataatgtatcaaactatttataaaagctgaaaattcattt
This genomic window contains:
- the LOC109005773 gene encoding protein trichome birefringence-like 41 isoform X3 gives rise to the protein MKHWIKSFCSFAFVVLLVSCHSKTEQLSMLIGHEDHYLQTGSCDFFRGRWVHDDSYPSYNSTSCPFIMKEFDCQKNGRPDTDYLKYRWKTRRCKLPRFNGLDFLRRFKGKRILFVGESLSLNQWKSLTCMLHVSVPQTNYTLERKGALSTFTLQEYRISVVLSRNGFLVDLVKEKMGAVLKLDSINNGNAWRGYDMLIFNTWHWWLHTGRKQPGKDWNSSKSTTCHEETKPLRSSTYPKGSPPAVAVVKSVLKKISTHVTLLDVTTLSQLRKDGHPSIYGFGGKRGNDCSHWCLPGVPDTWNQLLYATLITP
- the LOC109005773 gene encoding protein trichome birefringence-like 41 isoform X4 yields the protein MKHWIKSFCSFAFVVLLVSCHSKTEQLSMLIGHEDHYLQTGSCDFFRGRWVHDDSYPSYNSTSCPFIMKEFDCQKNGRPDTDYLKYRWKTRRCKLPRFNGLDFLRRFKGKRILFVGESLSLNQWKSLTCMLHVSVPQTNYTLERKGALSTFTLQEYRISVVLSRNGFLVDLVKEKMGAVLKLDSINNGNAWRGYDMLIFNTWHWWLHTGRKQPWDYIQQGDRIHKDMDRLVAFKEGLTTWSKWVDSNVDPKITKVFFQGISPTHFVGKDWNSSKSTTCHEETKPLRSSTYPKGSPPAVAVVKSVLKKISTHVTLLDVTTLSQLRKDGHPSIYGFGGKRGNDCSHWCLPGVPDTWNQLLYATLITP
- the LOC109005773 gene encoding protein trichome birefringence-like 41 isoform X2, encoding MKHWIKSFCSFAFVVLLVSCHSKTEQLSMLIGHEDHYLQTGSCDFFRGRWVHDDSYPSYNSTSCPFIMKEFDCQKNGRPDTDYLKYRWKTRRCKLPRFNGLDFLRRFKGKRILFVGESLSLNQWKSLTCMLHVSVPQTNYTLERKGALSTFTLQEYRISVVLSRNGFLVDLVKEKMGAVLKLDSINNGNAWRGYDMLIFNTWHWWLHTGRKQPWDYIQQGDRIHKDMDRLVAFKEGLTTWSNGKDWNSSKSTTCHEETKPLRSSTYPKGSPPAVAVVKSVLKKISTHVTLLDVTTLSQLRKDGHPSIYGFGGKRGNDCSHWCLPGVPDTWNQLLYATLITP
- the LOC109005773 gene encoding protein trichome birefringence-like 41 isoform X1, which translates into the protein MKHWIKSFCSFAFVVLLVSCHSKTEQLSMLIGHEDHYLQTGSCDFFRGRWVHDDSYPSYNSTSCPFIMKEFDCQKNGRPDTDYLKYRWKTRRCKLPRFNGLDFLRRFKGKRILFVGESLSLNQWKSLTCMLHVSVPQTNYTLERKGALSTFTLQEYRISVVLSRNGFLVDLVKEKMGAVLKLDSINNGNAWRGYDMLIFNTWHWWLHTGRKQPCSWDYIQQGDRIHKDMDRLVAFKEGLTTWSNGKDWNSSKSTTCHEETKPLRSSTYPKGSPPAVAVVKSVLKKISTHVTLLDVTTLSQLRKDGHPSIYGFGGKRGNDCSHWCLPGVPDTWNQLLYATLITP